The following are encoded in a window of Acipenser ruthenus chromosome 26, fAciRut3.2 maternal haplotype, whole genome shotgun sequence genomic DNA:
- the LOC117412462 gene encoding uncharacterized protein CXorf65 homolog — MFICIKHGDNQQFLANTNCPLILLLQYLKHKLELPKADLIDLCDEKGILKLLFLYRTPLESASRLLYTRGTYIVCRVNQNKADRGYTSITPILTSPETEMQVFICVVSELLQAQVGNLEKARLKQHQARVQERRLQLVSDGVVPAAQSSSTMRGKAGGKAGHVNLEILEEEPLRKIVGKKTLKGSL; from the exons ATGTTCATCTGCATTAAACATGGAG ACAACCAGCAGTTCTTGGCAAACACCAACTGCCCCCTGATTCTGTTACTGCAGTACCTGAAGCATAAGCTGGAGCTGCCAAAGGCAG ATCTGATTGACCTGTGTGATGAGAAGGGGATTCTGAAGCTGCTCTTCCTCTACAGAACCCCCCTGGAGAGTGCCAGCCGACTGCTCTACACCCGGGGCACTTACATCGTGTGCCGAGTCAACc AGAACAAAGCAGACAGAGGCTACACATCCATTACCCCAATCCTGACCAGCCCTGAGACAGAAATGCAAG tgtttATCTGTGTCGTGTCAGAGTTGCTGCAGGCCCAGGTTGGGAATCTGGAGAAGGCCCGTCTGAAGCAGCACCAGGCCCGGGTTCAGGAGAGGAGGCTGCAGCTGGTGAGCGACGGCGTTGTGCCCGCTGCTCAATCCAGCTCGACG ATGAGAGGCAAAGCGGGAGGGAAAGCCGGGCATGTGAACTTGGAAATCCTGGAAGAGGAGCCCTTGAGGAAGATTGTGGGGAAGAAGACACTGAAGGGATCATTATAA
- the LOC117430222 gene encoding UDP-N-acetylglucosamine transferase subunit ALG13 homolog isoform X3, whose translation MHCDSGPLMNVIDSSLSQSKLNECEALRELGYGRLVLQIGRGAVEPAPYSSAEFTLEVFRYKDSITGEIRTADLVISHAGAGSCLETLGAGTPLLVVINDQLMNNHQLELARQLHRDGHLYYCTCRTLSDTLKTMDLSALNPFLPGQTEKFATFLDKAVGLQ comes from the exons ATGCATTGTGATTCCGGACCTCTAATGAATGTGATTGATAGCTCGCTAAGCCAATCGAAACTAAACGAGTGCGAG GCGCTTCGGGAGCTTGGTTACGGCAGACTGGTTCTGCAGATCGGACGCGGCGCTGTCGAACCTGCTCCGTACAGCTCGGCCGAGTTTACACTCGAGGTGTTCCGATACAAGGATTCCATAACAGGAGAGATCCGAACCGCCGACCTCGTCATCAGCCATGCGG GTGCGGGGAGCTGCCTGGAGACCCTGGGAGCCGGGACGCCTCTCCTGGTTGTTATAAACGATCAGCTGATGAACAATCACCAGTTAGAGCTGGCCAGACAGCTGCACCGGGACGGACATCTCTACTACTGCACCTGCAG gacactCTCGGACACTTTGAAGACGATGGATCTCTCTGCACTTAACCCTTTCCTGCCCGGCCAGACAGAGAAGTTTGCCACATTCCTGGACAAAGCAGTTGGGCTGCAGTGA
- the LOC117430222 gene encoding UDP-N-acetylglucosamine transferase subunit ALG13 homolog isoform X2: protein MKSVFVTVGTTSFDELISCVTSEDVIQALRELGYGRLVLQIGRGAVEPAPYSSAEFTLEVFRYKDSITGEIRTADLVISHAGAGSCLETLGAGTPLLVVINDQLMNNHQLELARQLHRDGHLYYCTCRTLSDTLKTMDLSALNPFLPGQTEKFATFLDKAVGLQ, encoded by the exons ATGAAGTCCGTGTTCGTCACGGTGGGGACAACAAGCTTCGATGAATTAATATCGTGCGTAACATCAGAAGACGTCATCCAG GCGCTTCGGGAGCTTGGTTACGGCAGACTGGTTCTGCAGATCGGACGCGGCGCTGTCGAACCTGCTCCGTACAGCTCGGCCGAGTTTACACTCGAGGTGTTCCGATACAAGGATTCCATAACAGGAGAGATCCGAACCGCCGACCTCGTCATCAGCCATGCGG GTGCGGGGAGCTGCCTGGAGACCCTGGGAGCCGGGACGCCTCTCCTGGTTGTTATAAACGATCAGCTGATGAACAATCACCAGTTAGAGCTGGCCAGACAGCTGCACCGGGACGGACATCTCTACTACTGCACCTGCAG gacactCTCGGACACTTTGAAGACGATGGATCTCTCTGCACTTAACCCTTTCCTGCCCGGCCAGACAGAGAAGTTTGCCACATTCCTGGACAAAGCAGTTGGGCTGCAGTGA
- the LOC117430222 gene encoding cytokine receptor common subunit gamma-like isoform X1, whose protein sequence is MERGAALVLTVLLLRGFECSGEASTGVRCLIHDEDYTECTWKETGRPDRNYTFQSRYRTGAEYAECPSYTQVEGYNVGCRLEYNSHMRFSTFQVLLSSANNMAIWNKDIYLKPLVKLYSPVNLTVVNSSSNGLYLYWNTSMSKSKCLESIVRYRSSADSAWQNSPAFTSLRYFNLPFPDAEELYEFQVKVRINEFCGKSDYWSDWSQPAYWGSNATSKDTDIHFSFNPSVVIYPIMGSAVLLILACCLIHNERLRIILVPVIPNPGKNFEELFNSYDGNFQEWLHVSKDIVDGFKPNFSEPVCTVKERAGSVSDSCGGPGGSVRSDCSLLIPEDDPDCVSTSSASSSSTLPAPPYEV, encoded by the exons ATGGAGCGGGGAGCAGCACTGGTACTGACTGTGCTACTTCTCCGAGGGTTTGAGTGCAGCGGGGAGGCCAGCACTg GTGTGCGCTGCCTCATCCATGACGAGGACTACACTGAGTGCACCTGGAAGGAGACGGGCAGGCCAGACCGCAACTACACCTTCCAGAGCAG GTACAGGACAGGCGCTGAGTATGCAGAGTGCCCGAGTTACACCCAGGTGGAGGGCTACAATGTGGGCTGCAGACTGGAGTACAACTCCCACATGCGCTTTTCAACTTTCCAAGTGCTGCTGTCCTCAGCCAACAATATGGCCATCTGGAACAAAGACATCTACCTGAAACCATTAG tgaaactgtaCTCCCCAGTAAACCTGACCGTggtcaacagcagcagcaatggTCTGTACCTGTACTGGAACACCAGCATGAGCAAATCCAAGTGCCTGGAGTCCATAGTGAGGTATAGAAGCAGCGCAGACTCTGCCTGGCAG aactcCCCAGCATTTACTTCTCTGAGGTACTTTAACTTGCCCTTTCCCGATGCTGAAGAGCTGTATGAGTTCCAAGTGAAGGTCAGGATCAATGAGTTCTGTGGCAAATCTGACTACTGGAGTGACTGGAGCCAGCCTGCGTACTGGGGGAGCAATGCCACCAGTAAAG ACACAGACATTCACTTCAGCTTCAACCCCTCTGTGGTCATCTATCCCATCATGGGCTCGGCCGTGCTGCTCATCCTCGCCTGCTGTCTGATCCACAATGAACG ACTGCGCATCATCCTGGTGCCCGTCATCCCCAACCCTGGGAAGAATTTCGAGGAACTCTTCAACAGCTACGACGGGAACTTCCAG gAGTGGCTTCATGTTTCCAAGGACATCGTGGACGGATTCAAGCCTAACTTCTCCGAGCCGGTGTGCACAGTGAAGGAGCGGGCGGGGAGCGTATCTGACAGCTGCGGGGGCCCGGGGGGGTCCGTGAGATCCGACTGCTCTCTCCTCATCCCCGAAGACGACCCCGACTGCGTCTCCACCAGCAGTGCCTCCTCCAGCTCCACCCTGCCGGCCCCCCCCTACGAGGTGTAA